The following coding sequences lie in one Rutidosis leptorrhynchoides isolate AG116_Rl617_1_P2 chromosome 4, CSIRO_AGI_Rlap_v1, whole genome shotgun sequence genomic window:
- the LOC139841347 gene encoding monooxygenase 2-like → MQDCNCYHNHEDVDIVIVGAGLAGLTTALALHRLGLRSQVLESSESLRITGFALTLWTNAWRALDAVGIGDSLRQKSTQITGFKMASSDSGLFSPGQPLDKDGKFEGYESRCVRRKDLMETLVNELPQGTIRYSSKVVSIDTEDHFKLVHLADGSILKTKVLIGCDGVNSMVAKWLGLATPVTIGRSAIRGLIDFPNGSGFDPMSYLYFEGGTRFGFRPVDDTTVYWFCTFAPQVSSYEKELQENQVKMKQFVLSLVRKMPREAQDVVERTPLSNMSYSILKIRLPWNVYFGNIVKHNVCVAGDALHPMTPDINQGGCSALEDAIVLGRSLGEAFLSKSSETDNEIERIEKGLEKYGRERRWRSVGLISVAYCVGFIQQSRGKIMSYLRKIWLSNYTSNALLKMSSYDYGDLCF, encoded by the exons ATGCAGGATTGTAATTGTTATCACAATCATGAAGATGTGGATATAGTTATTGTTGGAGCTGGTTTAGCTGGTCTCACCACAGCCCTAGCCCTTCACAG GTTGGGTTTGAGGAGCCAGGTTTTAGAGTCATCAGAGAGTTTGCGAATTACCGGATTTGCCCTTACACTATGGACAAATGCTTGGAGAGCGTTAGATGCTGTAGGAATTGGGGATTCACTCAGACAAAAATCAACCCAAATAACAGG TTTCAAGATGGCCTCTTCGGATTCAGGCCTTTTTTCGCCAGGGCAACCACTTGACAAAGATGGAAAATT CGAGGGTTATGAAAGCCGATGTGTTAGGCGAAAAGATTTAATGGAAACATTAGTGAACGAGTTACCCCAAGGCACCATTAGATACTCTTCAAAGGTTGTGAGCATCGATACAGAAGACCATTTCAAATTGGTGCACCTGGCAGACGGGTCTATACTCAAAACAAAG GTGCTGATAGGATGTGATGGGGTTAATTCGATGGTCGCTAAATGGTTGGGTCTTGCAACACCAGTAACTATTGGGAGATCAGCTATTCGCGGTTTGATTGACTTCCCAAATGGCTCAGGTTTTGATCCAATGTCCTATCTGTACTTTGAAGGGGGCACACGCTTTGGATTTCGTCCAGTTGATGACACGACGGTATACTGGTTTTGCACGTTTGCCCCTCAAGTTTCATCCT ACGAAAAGGAATTGCAAGAAAACCAAGTTAAAATGAAACAGTTTGTACTGAGCCTAGTCCGCAAGATGCCACGAGAAGCGCAAGATGTGGTAGAAAGAACGCCGCTAAGCAACATGTCTTATTCGATATTGAAGATAAGATTGCCTTGGAATGTTTACTTTGGGAACATAGTGAAACACAACGTTTGTGTAGCAGGGGACGCGCTTCATCCTATGACTCCCGACATAAACCAAGGAGGATGTTCGGCCTTAGAAGATGCCATCGTGCTTGGTAGGTCCCTCGGGGAGGCGTTTTTGAGTAAATCGAGTGAAACGGATAATGAAATTGAGAGGATTGAAAAGGGTTTGGAGAAATATGGAAGGGAGAGGAGATGGAGAAGTGTTGGTCTCATTAGTGTTGCATATTGTGTGGGGTTTATACAACAAAGTAGGGGGAAAATAATGAGTTACTTAAGGAAAATATGGTTATCTAATTATACATCTAATGCTTTGCTAAAGATGTCTAGTTATGATTATGGTGATCTTTGTTTCTAA
- the LOC139839891 gene encoding uncharacterized protein, protein MDRYQKVEKPKAEQPIDENEIRITSQGRMRSYITYAMTLLQEKGASEIVFKAMGRAINKTVTIVELIKRRIVGLHQITSIGSTDITDTWEPLEEGLLPLETTRHVSMITITLSKNELDTSSIGYQQPIPADQVKASTEFDYEGEGSPTTRGRGRGGRGRGGRSRVPPGNGYGPTDEFDDGGWDSPGGYPPRGRGRGGRGRGFRGCGRGNYNNAPFVDTQQQDVGGYNQESPRGRGRNFRGRGRGGYNNGPYVDNQQDAVGGYNQEPFNGRGRNFRGGRGRGGYNNEPYMDAHQDGGGYNQEGRGRGRGRGVRGRGRGFRTNRPAQPADGGD, encoded by the exons ATGGATCGGTACCAGAAAGTTGAGAAACCGAAAGCTGAACAGCCAATTGACGAGAATGAGATTCGAATTACTAGCCAGGGAAGGATGCGAAGCTATATTACATATGCCATGACTTTGCTTCAG GAAAAAGGCGCGTCAGAGATTGTGTTTAAAGCCATGGGTAGAGCCATCAACAAGACTGTCACGATTGTAGAATTAATAAAG AGGCGAATAGTTGGTCTTCATCAAATAACATCCATTGGATCTACAGACATCACTGACACCTGGGAACCGTTGGAAGAAGGATTGTTACC TCTCGAGACCACAAGACATGTGTCAATGATAACTATAACTCTCTCCAAGAATGAGTTGGATACGTCATCTATTGG GTATCAGCAACCAATACCAGCTGACCAAGTGAAGGCGTCTACCGAATTTGATTACGAAGGAG AAGGATCACCAACTACAAGGGGAAGGGGTCGTGGTGGAAGAGGAAGAGGGGGACGGTCTAGAGTGCCACCGG GAAATGGTTATGGACCAACAGATGAGTTTGATGATGGGGGTTGGGATAGTCCTGGTGGTTATCCTCCGAGGGGCAGAGGAAGAGGGGGAAGAGGTAGAGGCTTTCGTGGTTGTGGAAGGGGAAATTACAATAATGCCCCTTTTGTAGATACTCAACAGCAAGATGTAGGAGGATACAATCAAGAATCTCCAAGGGGCAGGGGTCGTAATTTCCGTGGTCGTGGAAGGGGAGGCTACAACAACGGTCCTTACGTGGATAATCAGCAAGATGCTGTTGGGGGATACAATCAAGAACCTTTCAATGGCAGGGGACGTAATTTTCGTGGTGGTCGTGGAAGGGGTGGTTACAATAACGAGCCTTATATGGATGCTCACCAAGATGGAGGGGGTTATAATCAAGAAGGCAGAG GCCGAGGTCGTGGAAGGGGAGTTCGTGGAAGGGGTCGTGGTTTTAGAACAAACAGGCCAGCCCAGCCTGCAGACGGTGGTGATTAA